One part of the Mytilus trossulus isolate FHL-02 chromosome 11, PNRI_Mtr1.1.1.hap1, whole genome shotgun sequence genome encodes these proteins:
- the LOC134691605 gene encoding uncharacterized metal-dependent hydrolase HI_0454-like, giving the protein MSIVRMEEEELDYEPEEEEVGVLKEQIEKEGCLLKEQRIKGSSNNKKRSRPCCICSGRFVNVRRHVLRAHVPWYTAPLLACWTCQLQFGQQGAFTIHCNDYHNSEQTHGYKEEFLVDWVELMNGLLIELCRQFAVSTLDKLVTFAREMSTLEQCDKATFHQTDLPFLLNFNRINHFHSSSAYTVFPPSNIHSLLHWKVLALLIKSSEDSENLLSYNCKLSLCKITSHPIHTVIDTHFHWDKFFLQARFSGLPSYIWEEQDNEKFQIRKLISNFVFPSRWTACLDGDLLREDKRILHTIGIHPKVAGNQVGRNFNELKRRIPGNFLAIGECGLDVSQGEKDIREQVKVLRVQLELARDYKLPVVIHCRGKNITARCLDIMSEILDRDHGVHWHCFSQDKTTYENIKRCFPNTKFGISPLLLMEDTYPQLRSQVCEMSLEDIILESDAPYLHPKNYEVSSPILIRSIIQKLSIMFNIPGREIADITTRNAQQLYKFE; this is encoded by the exons ATGTCAATTGTAAG aatggaAGAGGAAGAGCTAGACTATGAGCCAGAAGAAGAGGAAGTGGGTGTGCTGAAAGAACAGATAGAAAAGGAAGGGTGTTTGCTGAAAGAACAAAGAATTAAAGGTAgcagtaataataaaaaaagatcaagACCATGCTGTATATGCTCTGGTAGGTTTGTGAATGTAAGAAGACATGTACTTCGGGCTCATGTACCCTGGTATACTGCACCTCTGTTGGCATGTTGGACCTGTCAACTTCAATTTGGCCAACAGGGTGCATTTACTATACATTGCAACGACTATCACAACTCAGAGCAGACACATGGGTATAAAGAGGAATTTTTGGTTGACTGGGTTGAATTGATGAATGGCTTACTCATAGAACTTTGTCGTCAGTTCGCGGTTTCCACACTGGACAAATTGGTAACATTCGCCAGGGAGATGTCCACTCTAGAACAGTGTGACAAAGCAACCTTTCATCAAACAGACCTGCCGTTTCTGCTAAATTTCAACAGGATAAACCATTTTCACTCATCATCAGCTTACACGGTCTTTCCACCATCAAACATACATTCTCTCTTACACTGGAAAGTCTTAGCTTTATTAATTAAATCATCCGAGGATTCCGAAAATTTACTTTCATATAATTGTAAATTGTCTCTATGTAAAATTACTTCACATCCGATACACACAGTTATTGACACACATTTTCATTGGGACAAATTCTTCCTACAAGCCAGATTTTCTGGCTTGCCTTCATACATTTGGGAAGAACAAGATAATGAAAAATTTCAGATTagaaaattaatatcaaattttgtttttccaaGTCGATGGACAGCTTGCCTAGATGGGGATTTGTTAAGGGAGGATAAGAGAATTCTCCACACTATTGGAATCCATCCGAAGGTAGCAGGGAACCAGGTGGGTCGGAACTTTAATGAGTTGAAAAGAAGAATCCCAGGTAATTTTTTAGCAATAGGGGAATGTGGATTGGACGTAAGTCAGGGGGAGAAAGATATAAGAGAGCAAGTTAAGGTACTACGAGTACAATTAGAGTTGGCCAGAGATTACAAGTTACCTGTCGTAATTCACTGCAGAGGTAAAAACATAACTGCCAGGTGCTTAGATATCATGTCAGAGATACTGGACAGGGATCATGGTGTCCACTGGCACTGTTTCTCCCAGGACAAGACaacatatgaaaatataaagcgGTGTTTTCCTAATACAAAATTTGGTATTTCTCCATTACTGTTAATGGAGGATACCTATCCACAACTCCGCTCACAGGTTTGCGAGATGAGCCTAGAGGACATTATTCTGGAAAGTGATGCACCATACCTCCACCCCAAGAACTATGAGGTCAGTTCTCCAATATTGATTAGATCTATTATACAGAAATTGTCTATCATGTTTAATATTCCAGGAAGGGAAATTGCTGACATCACCACCCGAAATGCTCAGCAGCTATATAAGTTTGAATAG